The Bordetella sp. FB-8 genome includes a window with the following:
- a CDS encoding lyase family protein encodes MTDTFTARPSSADIQNLFAQRSHWQSWLDVEAALAQTQAEMGMIPAAAALEIERKANLDHVDATALAADIARTRAPIVSLVRALARVCEGDAGGYVHWGATTQNVMLTARTLLMRRAHEAFMTRLGDVLFKLADLADAGAGMLTAGRTNFRQGLPITFGFKAAAWIEEFLRHQQRFEGAEPRVFASLWGGALGAMHTYGDQGGELNRRLSRRLGLTPLTVPSRAGTDYIVEHFLLLALFSASCSKIARDLYGLMADEIGEVYENQGDEVVGSSTMPNKVNPKVVVVVIALAARLRALTPLALEAMQPTHEGDAANNQMLYALIDQACPLAYELVCAMDELLACLKLAPENMRRNVASSGQTMAAENAMMILAPALGRTQAYERVKHAIAQTETRGGQLADRLLEEESVRHAVEESALRAALDPAAYTGNSAQMAKTMAASARRAATALTGG; translated from the coding sequence ATGACTGATACGTTTACCGCGCGGCCATCGAGCGCCGACATCCAAAACCTGTTCGCCCAGCGCAGCCATTGGCAATCCTGGCTCGATGTCGAGGCGGCGCTTGCCCAAACCCAGGCCGAAATGGGCATGATTCCGGCGGCCGCGGCGCTGGAAATCGAACGCAAGGCCAATCTGGATCATGTCGATGCGACGGCCCTGGCAGCCGATATTGCACGCACCCGGGCTCCCATCGTGTCGTTGGTGCGGGCGCTGGCGCGAGTCTGCGAAGGCGATGCCGGCGGCTATGTGCACTGGGGAGCCACCACGCAGAACGTCATGTTGACTGCCCGAACCCTGCTGATGCGCCGGGCGCACGAGGCGTTCATGACCAGGCTGGGCGACGTGCTGTTCAAGCTGGCGGATCTGGCCGATGCGGGGGCCGGCATGCTCACGGCCGGACGCACCAATTTCCGCCAGGGCCTGCCGATCACCTTCGGTTTCAAGGCAGCCGCGTGGATCGAGGAGTTCCTGCGGCACCAGCAGCGCTTCGAAGGCGCCGAACCGCGTGTCTTCGCTTCGCTGTGGGGAGGCGCGCTGGGCGCTATGCACACGTACGGCGACCAGGGCGGCGAACTGAATCGCCGCCTGTCCAGACGGCTTGGCCTGACGCCGCTGACCGTGCCGTCGCGGGCGGGGACCGACTACATCGTGGAGCATTTCCTGTTGCTCGCGTTGTTCAGCGCAAGCTGCTCCAAGATCGCCCGGGATCTGTACGGCCTGATGGCCGACGAGATCGGCGAAGTCTACGAGAATCAGGGCGACGAGGTTGTCGGCTCCAGCACCATGCCCAACAAGGTCAATCCCAAAGTCGTCGTGGTGGTGATCGCGCTTGCCGCCCGCTTGCGCGCCCTGACGCCGTTGGCGCTGGAGGCGATGCAGCCCACGCATGAAGGCGATGCCGCCAACAACCAGATGCTTTACGCGCTCATCGATCAGGCCTGCCCCCTGGCGTACGAGCTAGTCTGCGCGATGGACGAGCTGCTGGCCTGTCTGAAGCTGGCGCCGGAGAACATGCGCCGCAATGTCGCGTCTTCGGGGCAGACCATGGCTGCGGAAAACGCGATGATGATCCTGGCCCCCGCGTTGGGGCGGACCCAGGCCTACGAGCGGGTCAAGCATGCGATCGCGCAGACCGAGACGCGCGGCGGCCAATTGGCCGACCGGTTGCTCGAGGAGGAATCGGTGCGCCATGCCGTCGAGGAGTCCGCGCTGCGGGCGGCGCTGGACCCGGCCGCCTATACGGGCAACAGCGCACAGATGGCGAAAACCATGGCAGCCAGCGCGCGCCGCGCCGCGACGGCACTGACCGGCGGCTAA
- a CDS encoding amino acid ABC transporter ATP-binding protein yields MNPHPGTRVRFERVSKSYGNAAILHDIDLEAPGGTTTCIVGPSGSGKSTLLRCANLMERPQSGRILLNDLDITAPGTDIDAVRTRVGMVFQHFHLYAHLDVLANVSLALRKVRGLKRDPAEAIARDKLLAVGLNGLEARRPQDLSGGQQQRVAIARSLAMEPEVMLFDEATSALDPELVKGVLAVMRDLAQAGMTMMVVTHEMRFAREVAGQVVFVDGGRIIEQGPPEEFFDRPRHPRLRHFLEQVL; encoded by the coding sequence ATGAACCCGCACCCAGGCACCCGCGTGCGCTTTGAACGCGTGAGCAAATCGTACGGCAATGCCGCCATATTGCACGATATCGATCTCGAGGCGCCAGGCGGCACGACGACCTGCATCGTCGGCCCGTCGGGCTCGGGCAAATCCACGCTGCTTCGCTGCGCCAATTTGATGGAGCGTCCGCAATCCGGGCGCATCCTGCTGAACGACCTCGATATCACCGCGCCCGGCACCGACATCGACGCGGTGCGCACGCGGGTCGGCATGGTGTTCCAGCACTTTCATCTGTACGCGCATCTGGACGTGCTCGCCAACGTCAGCCTGGCCCTGCGCAAGGTGCGCGGCCTAAAGCGGGACCCAGCCGAGGCGATCGCGCGCGACAAGCTGCTGGCGGTCGGCCTGAACGGCTTGGAAGCGCGTCGGCCGCAGGACCTGTCGGGCGGGCAGCAGCAACGCGTGGCCATTGCGCGCTCGCTTGCCATGGAACCCGAGGTCATGCTCTTTGACGAGGCCACCTCCGCCCTCGACCCCGAACTTGTCAAGGGGGTCCTGGCCGTCATGCGCGATCTTGCACAGGCCGGCATGACCATGATGGTCGTGACGCACGAAATGCGTTTCGCGCGCGAAGTCGCTGGCCAGGTCGTGTTCGTGGACGGCGGGCGCATCATCGAGCAAGGACCGCCTGAGGAATTTTTCGACCGCCCGCGCCACCCGCGTCTGCGCCATTTTCTGGAGCAGGTCCTTTGA
- a CDS encoding amino acid ABC transporter permease, translated as MHHGLQQIFSTFFNPTLILRAMPQLLIVGLPNTLLLAVCASAIGIALALLVAVGLLSEQRWVRLPCRAYVDILRGLPHILTVYLIGQGLPLAGLSLFGDNTYGYAALAIGLIESAYFAEIFRAGFQGVERGQVEAARSTGMTQFQTLRYIIMPQGARRVLPPLTGQFILVIKATSLVFLLGLTASQREMFALAQDSAINNANLSPLTAAGLIYLALTIPTTYVINTWDRRLRGGRATRAVGSE; from the coding sequence ATGCATCACGGTCTGCAGCAGATTTTCTCCACATTTTTCAATCCGACGCTGATCCTGCGGGCGATGCCGCAGTTGCTAATCGTCGGCCTGCCCAATACGCTGCTGCTGGCGGTGTGCGCCAGTGCGATCGGCATCGCGCTGGCGCTGCTGGTGGCGGTCGGCCTGTTGTCCGAGCAGCGCTGGGTGCGCCTGCCATGCCGCGCCTACGTCGACATTCTGCGCGGTCTGCCGCATATCCTGACCGTCTACCTGATCGGGCAGGGCCTGCCGCTTGCCGGCCTGAGCCTGTTCGGGGACAACACCTACGGTTATGCGGCGCTGGCGATCGGACTGATCGAAAGCGCCTATTTCGCCGAAATCTTCCGGGCCGGCTTCCAGGGTGTCGAGCGCGGCCAGGTCGAAGCGGCGCGCAGCACGGGCATGACCCAGTTCCAGACCCTGCGCTACATCATCATGCCGCAGGGCGCGCGGCGCGTTCTGCCGCCGCTGACCGGCCAGTTCATCCTGGTCATCAAGGCCACCTCGCTGGTGTTCCTGCTGGGCCTGACGGCATCGCAGCGGGAAATGTTCGCGCTGGCTCAAGACAGCGCGATCAATAACGCCAATCTGTCGCCGCTGACTGCCGCGGGCCTGATCTATCTCGCCCTGACGATTCCGACGACCTATGTGATCAACACCTGGGACCGCCGCCTTCGCGGCGGTCGCGCAACCCGAGCGGTAGGATCCGAATGA
- a CDS encoding multidrug/biocide efflux PACE transporter yields the protein MKRQNKSLLERFIHALGFEVLLLALSAPLGAWLLGRPMTQVGMLSVIISITAMLWNMAYNAAFDRLWPVSRVARTVRVRALHACGFEGGLALVCVPLTAFALDFSLIEAFMVEVGLLLFILPYTMAYNGIYDAARARWIARGRILGTTGR from the coding sequence ATGAAACGGCAAAACAAATCCCTGCTCGAACGCTTCATCCACGCCCTCGGTTTCGAGGTGCTGCTGCTGGCGCTTAGCGCGCCGCTGGGCGCCTGGCTGCTCGGTCGTCCGATGACGCAGGTGGGCATGCTGTCCGTGATCATTTCGATCACGGCCATGCTGTGGAACATGGCCTACAACGCCGCCTTCGATCGGCTTTGGCCGGTGTCGCGCGTTGCGCGCACTGTCCGGGTTCGCGCCCTGCATGCGTGCGGTTTCGAAGGCGGTCTGGCGCTGGTCTGCGTGCCGCTGACCGCGTTCGCCCTGGACTTCTCGCTGATCGAGGCCTTCATGGTGGAGGTGGGTTTGCTTCTGTTCATACTGCCCTACACCATGGCGTACAACGGAATCTACGACGCGGCGCGCGCGCGCTGGATCGCCCGCGGCAGGATCTTGGGCACGACGGGCCGATAG
- a CDS encoding DUF4337 domain-containing protein produces the protein MEELANEQLEHAEHAERAMHAGDNFMIRVSATIAVLAVLAAVVASLETVETGHAISEKNDAVLMQAQASDEWAYYQAKSIKQNLYAIAAGTNAEHAADYLKQAARYEAQTREIQKKAQELEHKRDEKLAASNKHEEKHHGLTFAATLVHIGIAVATIAIITKGQKWPWYVAIALGVVGAGKAAVSYLA, from the coding sequence ATGGAAGAGTTGGCCAACGAGCAGCTTGAGCATGCCGAGCACGCCGAGCGCGCGATGCACGCAGGCGACAATTTCATGATCAGGGTGTCGGCCACCATTGCCGTGCTGGCCGTGCTGGCGGCCGTGGTCGCCAGCCTGGAGACCGTCGAGACGGGACACGCGATTTCCGAAAAGAACGACGCCGTGCTCATGCAGGCCCAGGCCAGCGACGAATGGGCCTATTACCAGGCCAAGAGCATCAAGCAGAACCTGTATGCCATTGCGGCGGGCACGAACGCCGAGCATGCCGCCGACTACCTCAAGCAGGCCGCGCGCTACGAAGCGCAGACTCGCGAAATACAGAAAAAGGCCCAGGAACTCGAACACAAGCGCGACGAGAAACTCGCCGCCAGCAACAAGCACGAGGAAAAGCACCACGGACTGACGTTTGCGGCGACGCTGGTGCACATAGGCATTGCGGTGGCTACGATCGCCATCATTACCAAAGGGCAGAAGTGGCCCTGGTATGTTGCGATCGCCCTGGGCGTGGTGGGCGCGGGCAAGGCAGCGGTAAGTTATCTGGCCTGA
- a CDS encoding methyl-accepting chemotaxis protein, with product MKMRTRILSIVAVALIGIVLISGFALQALRQNMLESRRGEILKSSLLAEGIMQRYYALEQSGKLTREQAQAQAVQALSGLRHDDDYIFVRTMAGMMLVHADASRVGKMDKGSRLPDGRMTSDIYAQDLPRDGIAYMTAAVARPDDPSRKLVPKLLCAVLFKPWNWVVGNGVFIDDINTAFWSYAARFLLIGGGLFVVLAGLGFMLTRSILRELGGEPQDAADVVNVIAAGDLSRELRADGRSDSLLASMRRMQDGLRDIIRRVRQGSEEIETAAAEVANGNADLSSRTEQAAASLEQTSASMMQLSDVVRQSSEAARQANQFAENASDVANRGGAVVSQVIQMMSEISASSSKIVDIIGTIDGIAFQTNILALNAAVEAARAGEQGKGFAVVAGEVRTLAQRSAQAAREIKALISNSTERVDQGAALVQQAGQTMQDIVGAVQRVTTTIAEISASAEYQSSSISEIGTAIAHMDQMTQQNAALVEQSAAAAESLKEQALKLNQAIGAFRLP from the coding sequence ATGAAGATGCGCACCCGGATTCTTTCCATCGTGGCGGTTGCCTTGATCGGCATCGTGCTGATCAGCGGCTTTGCGTTGCAGGCGCTGCGCCAGAACATGCTCGAATCGCGGCGGGGAGAAATTCTCAAGTCCTCGCTGCTGGCCGAAGGCATCATGCAGCGCTACTACGCGCTCGAGCAGAGCGGCAAGCTTACGCGCGAGCAGGCGCAGGCGCAGGCCGTGCAGGCACTCTCGGGCCTGCGCCACGACGATGACTACATCTTCGTGCGCACCATGGCCGGGATGATGCTCGTGCATGCCGACGCCAGCCGGGTCGGCAAAATGGACAAGGGATCCCGGCTGCCCGATGGGCGCATGACCTCGGACATCTATGCCCAGGACCTGCCCAGGGACGGCATAGCCTACATGACCGCCGCCGTGGCGCGTCCCGACGATCCATCGCGCAAGCTCGTGCCCAAGCTGCTGTGCGCCGTGCTTTTCAAGCCCTGGAACTGGGTGGTCGGCAATGGCGTGTTCATCGACGACATCAATACCGCGTTCTGGTCCTATGCCGCGCGCTTCCTGCTGATTGGCGGCGGGCTGTTCGTCGTACTGGCCGGTCTTGGCTTTATGCTGACGCGCTCCATCCTGCGCGAGCTCGGCGGAGAGCCGCAGGACGCGGCCGATGTCGTCAACGTGATCGCCGCGGGTGACCTGAGCCGCGAACTGCGTGCCGACGGCCGCTCCGACAGCCTGCTCGCCTCCATGCGGCGCATGCAGGATGGCCTGCGCGACATCATCCGCCGGGTACGCCAGGGTTCCGAAGAGATAGAAACGGCGGCTGCCGAGGTCGCCAATGGCAACGCCGATCTCTCCAGCCGCACCGAGCAGGCCGCGGCGAGTCTGGAGCAGACTTCGGCATCCATGATGCAGCTCTCGGACGTCGTGCGCCAGAGCTCGGAGGCCGCGCGCCAAGCCAACCAGTTCGCCGAGAACGCTTCGGACGTTGCCAACCGCGGCGGGGCCGTGGTCTCGCAGGTCATCCAGATGATGAGCGAGATCAGCGCAAGCTCCAGCAAGATCGTCGACATTATCGGCACGATCGACGGCATCGCCTTCCAGACCAATATCCTCGCCCTGAACGCGGCGGTGGAGGCGGCGCGCGCCGGCGAGCAGGGCAAGGGGTTCGCGGTCGTGGCGGGCGAAGTGCGCACCCTGGCCCAGCGCAGCGCCCAGGCCGCGCGCGAGATCAAGGCGCTGATCTCCAATTCCACCGAGCGCGTCGACCAGGGGGCGGCCCTTGTGCAGCAGGCCGGACAGACCATGCAGGACATCGTCGGCGCCGTGCAGCGCGTGACGACCACCATTGCCGAGATCTCGGCTTCGGCCGAGTATCAGTCCAGCAGCATTTCCGAGATTGGCACGGCCATCGCGCACATGGACCAGATGACGCAGCAGAACGCAGCGCTGGTCGAGCAGAGCGCGGCGGCGGCGGAGAGTCTGAAGGAGCAGGCGCTGAAATTGAACCAGGCCATCGGCGCGTTCAGGCTGCCATGA
- a CDS encoding LysR family transcriptional regulator, with amino-acid sequence MRYSPEGLHAFVQASALGSFSAAARKLGKRQSTVSMAIANLEADLGLQLFDRQGRQPALTEAGRKVLGYVQEILAAGERLDALSIRLAGNIEPRLTIVLSDAYQFNPDTAMLRDFEQRYPDIEFECMASEAGDVLDLLQSGRAHLGIVVSQPAYPPDIGVARLPKQAQMGLYVARDHPLARQKSITRAHLAAHRQLYLNTYIDSTRAPQGRVWSAPDYLMLLEMTGYGFGWAELPRGMVAQFSRGNLAELRLRGWPRPISMDAAWSKPKPPGPAGLWLLERLLQDGAAR; translated from the coding sequence ATGCGCTACTCGCCGGAAGGTCTGCACGCGTTTGTCCAGGCCAGCGCCCTGGGTTCGTTCTCGGCCGCCGCGCGCAAGCTGGGCAAGCGGCAGTCGACCGTCAGCATGGCGATCGCCAACCTCGAGGCCGACCTGGGACTGCAGCTTTTCGACCGCCAGGGGCGCCAGCCGGCGCTGACCGAGGCCGGCCGCAAGGTGCTGGGATACGTGCAGGAAATCCTGGCCGCCGGCGAACGGCTGGACGCGCTGAGTATCCGCCTGGCCGGCAACATCGAACCACGGCTGACTATCGTGCTCTCCGACGCCTATCAATTCAATCCCGACACCGCGATGCTGCGGGACTTCGAGCAGCGCTATCCGGACATCGAGTTCGAATGCATGGCCAGCGAGGCGGGCGATGTGCTGGACCTGCTGCAAAGCGGCCGGGCGCACCTGGGCATTGTGGTATCGCAGCCGGCCTATCCGCCCGACATAGGGGTCGCGCGCCTGCCCAAACAGGCGCAGATGGGCCTTTACGTGGCCAGGGATCATCCCCTGGCGCGGCAAAAAAGCATCACGCGCGCGCACCTGGCCGCCCATCGCCAGCTTTACCTCAACACCTACATCGACAGTACGCGCGCGCCGCAAGGCCGGGTCTGGTCCGCGCCGGACTATCTGATGCTGCTTGAAATGACGGGATACGGCTTCGGCTGGGCCGAGCTGCCGCGGGGCATGGTGGCCCAGTTCAGCCGCGGCAACCTGGCCGAACTCAGGCTGCGCGGCTGGCCCCGGCCCATTTCGATGGATGCCGCATGGTCCAAACCCAAGCCGCCGGGGCCGGCGGGACTGTGGCTATTGGAGCGGCTGCTGCAGGACGGCGCGGCGCGATAG
- a CDS encoding UDP-2,3-diacylglucosamine diphosphatase — protein sequence MGESTFEPSHRYRAIWLSDIHLGSTGCQAEYLLDFLRHNESEHLYLVGDIIDGWQLKKGWYWPQSHNDVVQKILRKARKGTNVVYVPGNHDEAARQFKDIAFGDIHVREEAFHTTLTGKRLWIVHGDLFDGVIQHAKWLAYLGDTAYTMILALNRWFNRVRAKFGFDYWSLSQYLKHQVKNAVNFISSFENAMIAEARRRDCDGVVCGHIHKAEIREIDGTLYCNDGDWVESLSALVETYDGQLQIVYWTVMRSAQTVPTHEPEALATNQAIFRQEKYR from the coding sequence ATGGGTGAGAGCACGTTCGAACCGAGTCACCGATATCGCGCAATCTGGCTGTCCGACATCCATCTGGGATCGACAGGCTGCCAGGCGGAATATCTGCTCGATTTTTTGCGGCACAACGAATCCGAACACCTGTATCTGGTCGGCGACATCATCGACGGCTGGCAACTCAAGAAGGGCTGGTATTGGCCGCAGTCGCACAACGACGTGGTGCAGAAGATCCTGCGCAAGGCGCGCAAGGGCACGAACGTGGTCTACGTCCCGGGCAATCACGACGAGGCCGCGCGCCAGTTCAAGGACATCGCGTTCGGCGACATCCACGTGCGCGAAGAGGCCTTCCATACGACGCTCACGGGCAAGCGCCTGTGGATCGTGCACGGCGACCTGTTCGACGGCGTGATCCAGCACGCCAAGTGGCTGGCGTACCTGGGGGACACGGCCTATACGATGATCCTCGCGCTCAATCGCTGGTTCAACCGCGTCCGCGCCAAGTTCGGCTTTGACTACTGGTCGCTGTCGCAGTATCTCAAGCACCAGGTCAAGAACGCGGTCAATTTCATCTCGTCCTTCGAGAACGCGATGATCGCGGAGGCCCGACGCCGCGATTGCGACGGCGTGGTGTGCGGCCATATTCACAAGGCGGAAATCCGCGAGATCGACGGCACGCTCTATTGCAACGACGGCGACTGGGTTGAAAGCCTGTCGGCGCTCGTCGAAACCTACGACGGCCAACTCCAGATCGTCTACTGGACCGTGATGCGCTCCGCGCAGACCGTGCCCACGCACGAGCCAGAAGCGCTAGCCACCAACCAGGCCATTTTCCGCCAGGAGAAATACCGATGA
- a CDS encoding LysR family transcriptional regulator — protein MNIRALRLFHLVVSQGSLAAAAETMNISPPAASRLIGLLEAEIQLQLFHRTRRRLQLTEQGRAFYRDAEHILAGFDEIPRIASAIRTETRGRLRLVTASRIGQGIVSPALALFCRENPGIRVSVDEQSRFGIEAQMGTRLYDLGIISLPVSHPFVEIENHPLFQARMEAVLPATHRLAAKPSLSAADLGSEPLLGLWPGQPWRHQVDDFLRSGGVRPEYAIETRSSLMACQLARDGAGIAILDRLCVQAIDLSGLVIRPLVPERWILFGYIHQLRQPPSSNAGTFLDCVHRCVQAFRARAPENAQAVVPLWPGGASVK, from the coding sequence TTGAACATCCGCGCCCTGCGTCTCTTTCATCTGGTGGTCAGCCAAGGCTCGCTCGCTGCGGCAGCCGAGACCATGAATATCAGCCCGCCCGCCGCGAGCCGCCTGATCGGCTTGCTGGAAGCGGAAATCCAGCTGCAGCTGTTTCACCGGACGCGCCGGCGCCTGCAGTTGACCGAGCAAGGACGGGCGTTCTATCGCGATGCCGAACATATCCTGGCCGGATTCGACGAAATTCCACGCATCGCAAGCGCTATCCGCACCGAAACCCGGGGCCGGCTGCGACTGGTGACGGCCTCGCGCATCGGCCAGGGCATCGTCTCGCCCGCTCTTGCGCTTTTCTGCCGCGAGAACCCGGGCATCCGCGTCTCGGTCGACGAGCAGTCGCGCTTTGGCATCGAGGCCCAGATGGGCACACGCTTGTACGACCTGGGCATCATCTCCCTGCCGGTCAGCCATCCCTTTGTCGAAATCGAAAACCACCCGCTGTTCCAGGCCCGGATGGAGGCCGTACTGCCCGCCACGCATCGGCTCGCGGCCAAGCCATCGCTGAGCGCCGCGGATCTGGGGTCCGAGCCGCTGCTGGGCTTGTGGCCCGGACAGCCCTGGCGCCATCAGGTGGACGATTTCCTGCGCTCGGGCGGTGTCAGGCCCGAGTATGCGATCGAGACGCGCTCGTCGTTGATGGCCTGCCAACTGGCCCGCGACGGCGCCGGCATCGCCATTCTGGACCGTTTGTGCGTACAGGCCATCGATCTGAGCGGTCTGGTGATCCGCCCGCTGGTACCCGAACGCTGGATCCTGTTCGGATACATTCACCAGCTGCGCCAGCCACCCAGCAGCAATGCCGGCACCTTTCTGGACTGCGTACACCGCTGCGTCCAGGCCTTCCGGGCCCGCGCGCCGGAGAATGCGCAGGCGGTCGTGCCGTTATGGCCGGGCGGCGCCTCGGTGAAGTAG
- a CDS encoding tetratricopeptide repeat protein → MKDGDTLATAGQRQADDAAALVNHGVQLTGQQRLGEALASFEQAIALDPELVEALRNRGTVLYRLGRFEEAVASYDRALALKPDVEVYRNRGVALYDLRRLDEAVASYDRALALKPDYAPVHLGRAMALLRAGDLPRGFEIFRWYFQLYGKRKELAAITCPDWGGEPLAGKRLVVFADDGYGDSLQFVRYVPMAAACGAHVTLLVPSPLLRLLRASLPGIEVVDRLLETAVFDFQTPMRSLPGLFGTTLKTIPARTPYLLADPIAAAAWSRRLAALPGYKVGLVWAGAPGRPFDARRSLRPAQLAPLAAVPGVQRVSLQIDESPGKAQASLDRLQLVDWTDEIRDFADTAALIAGLDLVITVDTAVAHLAGALGRPVWILSRYDGCWRWLLNRQDSPWYPTARLFHQPAMGAWEPVITEVVAALKAASSNEAPQTISGERQTKHMENDQAELQAILASYAEAPALTAAQLEGSTWKFFDLNARLLSSAMSLAAQGLLQNPGTADADRWQMINGQLCLAAANGAPAVIFKLARMDETGRIISFAGQGVVDAVQGFYFLRAV, encoded by the coding sequence TTGAAGGACGGTGATACGCTTGCGACGGCAGGCCAGCGGCAGGCCGACGATGCGGCGGCGCTCGTCAATCACGGCGTTCAGCTGACTGGGCAACAGCGTCTTGGCGAGGCACTGGCGAGTTTCGAGCAGGCGATCGCTCTCGATCCCGAATTGGTCGAGGCCTTGCGCAACCGCGGTACGGTCTTGTATAGGCTGGGCCGCTTCGAGGAAGCGGTGGCCAGCTACGACAGGGCTTTGGCGCTCAAGCCCGACGTCGAGGTTTACCGCAACCGCGGCGTGGCCCTATATGATCTTCGGCGCCTGGACGAGGCGGTGGCCAGCTATGACCGCGCCCTGGCGCTCAAGCCGGATTACGCCCCGGTGCATCTGGGCCGTGCGATGGCTCTGCTGCGCGCCGGCGACCTGCCGCGCGGCTTCGAAATCTTTCGCTGGTATTTCCAGCTATACGGGAAACGCAAGGAACTGGCCGCGATCACGTGCCCGGATTGGGGCGGCGAGCCGCTTGCCGGCAAGCGGCTGGTGGTTTTCGCCGATGACGGCTATGGCGACAGCCTGCAGTTTGTCCGCTATGTCCCGATGGCGGCCGCGTGTGGCGCCCATGTCACGCTGCTCGTTCCGTCGCCGCTGCTCAGGCTGCTGCGCGCGTCGCTGCCCGGCATCGAAGTGGTCGATCGGCTGCTTGAGACCGCGGTTTTCGACTTCCAGACGCCGATGCGCTCCCTGCCGGGGCTGTTCGGCACGACGCTCAAGACAATTCCCGCCCGCACGCCCTACCTGCTTGCCGATCCCATCGCGGCGGCGGCCTGGTCGCGGCGGCTGGCGGCGTTGCCTGGATATAAGGTGGGCCTGGTGTGGGCCGGCGCCCCGGGACGGCCTTTCGATGCGCGCCGCAGCCTGCGGCCTGCCCAGCTCGCGCCGCTGGCGGCGGTTCCGGGTGTTCAACGGGTCAGCCTGCAGATCGACGAGTCGCCCGGGAAGGCGCAGGCGTCGCTCGACCGATTGCAGCTTGTCGACTGGACCGACGAGATACGCGACTTCGCCGACACGGCGGCATTGATCGCGGGCCTGGATCTGGTCATCACCGTCGACACGGCAGTGGCGCATCTGGCGGGCGCGCTGGGCCGGCCGGTCTGGATCCTGTCGCGTTACGATGGCTGCTGGCGCTGGCTGCTGAACCGCCAGGACAGCCCTTGGTATCCGACCGCGCGGCTTTTCCACCAGCCTGCGATGGGGGCATGGGAGCCGGTCATTACCGAAGTCGTGGCGGCATTGAAGGCGGCTTCGTCGAATGAGGCGCCACAAACTATTTCTGGCGAGAGGCAAACAAAGCATATGGAAAACGATCAAGCAGAACTTCAGGCCATCCTGGCCAGTTACGCCGAGGCGCCCGCGCTGACGGCGGCGCAACTGGAAGGCAGCACCTGGAAATTCTTCGACCTCAACGCACGCCTGCTCTCGTCGGCGATGTCGCTGGCCGCGCAGGGTCTACTGCAGAATCCAGGGACCGCCGACGCCGACCGCTGGCAGATGATCAACGGACAGCTTTGCCTGGCGGCGGCCAATGGCGCGCCCGCGGTCATCTTCAAGCTTGCGCGCATGGACGAGACGGGCCGGATCATCAGTTTCGCGGGCCAGGGCGTAGTGGATGCGGTTCAGGGGTTCTATTTCCTGCGCGCGGTCTGA
- a CDS encoding ABC transporter substrate-binding protein, whose amino-acid sequence MAVIPIRQAKKPYRKETTMIRMRILMAGVLALAACAQGPAAMAGSLELVAPGVLKVAYRTDDKPVSFIQDGKPTGFMVELMNTVARRMGLKVTYISTAFAAMLPAVRNHQYDTAAFGVLVTPQRKAVVNFTTPVGYGQAQLVSRKNASLATLKDAQGKTVAITTASALIPLLRKIAPEVSIKEFPNVASSTNALLAGQVDGLFTGNATAQRIAMQHPELVATQTVESDANALPVAKDHPALRAAMNKALAATMADGTYGKLFAKWNPKGVRIPRRMYADYPGMPRQTAQ is encoded by the coding sequence GTGGCGGTGATACCGATCCGCCAGGCAAAAAAACCATACCGAAAGGAGACAACGATGATCCGGATGCGAATCTTGATGGCGGGTGTTCTTGCGCTGGCAGCGTGCGCGCAGGGGCCGGCGGCCATGGCGGGCAGCCTTGAACTGGTCGCCCCCGGCGTGTTGAAGGTTGCCTACCGCACCGACGACAAGCCGGTTTCTTTTATTCAGGACGGCAAGCCCACCGGTTTCATGGTGGAGTTGATGAATACGGTCGCCCGCCGCATGGGTCTGAAAGTGACCTATATCTCGACGGCGTTCGCCGCCATGCTGCCTGCCGTGAGAAATCATCAGTACGACACCGCGGCCTTCGGTGTGCTGGTGACACCCCAGCGCAAGGCGGTCGTGAACTTCACCACCCCGGTCGGCTACGGCCAGGCGCAACTGGTGAGCCGCAAGAATGCTTCGCTGGCCACGCTGAAAGACGCTCAAGGCAAGACCGTCGCGATCACGACCGCAAGCGCTCTGATCCCCTTGCTCCGCAAGATTGCGCCCGAGGTGTCGATCAAGGAGTTTCCCAACGTGGCATCGAGCACCAACGCGTTGCTGGCCGGACAGGTCGATGGGCTGTTCACCGGCAACGCCACGGCGCAGCGCATCGCCATGCAGCACCCGGAACTGGTTGCCACGCAAACCGTCGAGAGCGACGCCAATGCGCTGCCGGTCGCCAAAGATCATCCCGCGCTGCGGGCGGCGATGAACAAGGCGCTCGCTGCGACGATGGCCGACGGCACCTACGGCAAACTGTTCGCCAAGTGGAATCCCAAGGGGGTGCGCATTCCCCGGCGCATGTATGCCGACTATCCGGGCATGCCCCGCCAAACCGCGCAATAA